A genomic stretch from Desulfohalobium retbaense DSM 5692 includes:
- a CDS encoding MerR family transcriptional regulator yields the protein MPVAPTPQLLQIGEVAAKAEVTVRTVRYYLEKGFIHPADRSPGGFYLFSPQAADTVFYIQKLKDAGLALKDIEHIYRVRGQSETGAEASTTVVHYLRQEKTLLEQKIRDYQKLHSEIEAAIELATKCHECPHRPTRETCLACPVLTSRDTLPLPIQAII from the coding sequence ATGCCTGTCGCACCCACACCCCAGTTGCTGCAAATCGGCGAGGTGGCCGCCAAGGCGGAGGTCACCGTCAGGACGGTACGCTATTACCTGGAAAAAGGCTTTATCCATCCGGCCGACAGGAGCCCGGGAGGATTTTACCTCTTCTCGCCACAGGCCGCGGACACAGTCTTTTATATCCAAAAACTCAAAGACGCCGGGCTGGCCCTCAAAGATATCGAACACATCTACCGGGTCAGGGGCCAAAGCGAGACCGGGGCCGAGGCTTCAACCACGGTCGTACACTACCTGCGCCAGGAAAAGACACTTTTGGAACAAAAGATCCGAGATTACCAAAAACTGCACAGCGAAATCGAAGCCGCCATCGAATTGGCCACAAAATGCCACGAATGCCCACACCGTCCGACCCGCGAAACCTGCCTGGCCTGCCCGGTGCTCACGAGCCGAGACACACTGCCTTTGCCGATCCAAGCCATTATCTGA
- a CDS encoding arsenite methyltransferase, producing the protein MGTQDTKDATRRAVREQYGHVAQEGEGCCGPGCCGAAATDIKDLSAQLGYSEAELQAVPGGANMGLGCGNPQAIGALQAGETVLDLGSGGGFDSFLAARAVGETGRVIGVDMTPDMLSKARANAEQGGYANVEFRLGEIEHLPVADASVDVILSNCVINLSPDKPQVFAEMYRVLRPGGRVAIADVVARSELPETIRTDMRLYTSCIAGASLVSEIENMLEVQGFTQIRIQPRDESTTFIAQWAPGTDVQDWVVSATIEAVKPGV; encoded by the coding sequence ATGGGAACACAGGATACCAAGGATGCCACGCGCCGGGCGGTGCGAGAGCAATACGGGCACGTCGCTCAAGAGGGCGAGGGATGTTGCGGCCCGGGGTGTTGTGGAGCGGCAGCTACGGATATCAAGGATCTGTCCGCCCAACTGGGATATAGCGAAGCAGAGCTTCAAGCCGTGCCCGGTGGGGCCAACATGGGGTTGGGATGCGGCAACCCCCAGGCCATCGGTGCCCTCCAGGCCGGGGAAACTGTGCTGGATCTGGGCAGTGGAGGTGGTTTCGACAGCTTTTTAGCCGCCAGGGCTGTCGGAGAGACCGGCCGGGTCATCGGGGTGGACATGACCCCGGATATGCTTTCCAAGGCTCGGGCCAATGCCGAGCAGGGCGGTTACGCCAACGTGGAATTCCGGCTGGGGGAAATTGAACACCTGCCTGTTGCCGACGCGTCAGTGGACGTGATCCTTTCCAATTGCGTCATCAACCTTTCGCCGGACAAACCCCAGGTGTTTGCCGAAATGTACCGGGTCCTACGCCCCGGGGGACGGGTCGCGATTGCGGATGTGGTTGCCCGGTCGGAATTGCCGGAGACGATTCGCACGGATATGCGGTTGTACACCAGTTGCATCGCCGGAGCATCCTTGGTCTCCGAGATTGAGAACATGCTCGAAGTCCAAGGATTTACCCAGATCCGTATCCAGCCCCGCGACGAAAGTACAACCTTTATCGCCCAGTGGGCCCCAGGCACCGACGTGCAGGACTGGGTGGTTTCGGCGACGATTGAAGCGGTGAAACCGGGGGTGTGA
- a CDS encoding helix-turn-helix domain-containing protein, with amino-acid sequence MSIRERRQAIQGPTSLVKKLMEEKGVTIAQLVEQTGLSSRLILRARGEEIKLCKLETLAILAEGLGVGIKDLFEDIDSSPEHSSEGGGHGQ; translated from the coding sequence ATGTCGATCCGGGAGCGACGGCAGGCGATTCAGGGACCAACAAGCCTGGTCAAAAAACTGATGGAAGAGAAAGGGGTCACGATAGCCCAATTGGTCGAACAAACGGGACTCTCGTCACGTTTGATTCTTCGAGCCCGTGGAGAAGAAATCAAACTTTGCAAACTGGAAACGCTGGCTATTTTAGCGGAAGGTCTTGGGGTCGGAATCAAAGACCTTTTTGAGGATATTGACTCCTCTCCTGAACATTCCAGCGAGGGAGGCGGACATGGCCAGTGA
- a CDS encoding glycine/sarcosine/betaine reductase selenoprotein B family protein: protein MARLEHIPEPMHSHLVNLPCPTFATTPWVPGCELPRRRVAIISTAGLHRRGDRPFTGMEGDYRVIPGDTPARDLVMTHISSNFDRTGFAQDWNVIFPLDRLHELANEQAIGSVADFHYSFMGAATPEAMAAPAHNLAQLLLGDQVDAAFLVPVUPFCTRAVGALGHYLEENGIPTTQISLIAEHTQHIKPPRALWVPFELGRPLGTPDHPQFQTRVLLAALRLLEAQHGPVLESFPEDAPEPAQDEAGETTWACPIPSSATAAKETTQERLVESLHREVAELRPWYDLGRERNARTAMATYTPEGAVSLLADYLLHGSPTTPPQENTPGEALRLAVQDLQTFYFEAASSRPDAGVPSSQAFDNWFWNETVAAKALHTVKEICMESADKELRSTATVCLVPMPR from the coding sequence ATGGCCCGACTGGAGCACATTCCCGAACCTATGCATTCCCATTTGGTGAACCTGCCCTGCCCAACGTTTGCAACGACACCGTGGGTTCCGGGATGTGAACTTCCCCGGCGCAGAGTAGCCATCATCTCCACAGCTGGCCTGCACCGCCGAGGCGATCGGCCGTTTACAGGTATGGAAGGCGACTATCGGGTCATTCCCGGCGATACCCCGGCCAGGGATCTGGTCATGACCCACATCTCTTCGAACTTTGATCGCACCGGATTCGCCCAGGATTGGAACGTAATCTTTCCTTTGGACCGGCTACACGAGTTGGCTAACGAACAGGCGATCGGAAGTGTGGCCGATTTTCACTATTCCTTCATGGGCGCGGCGACCCCGGAGGCCATGGCTGCTCCGGCACACAACCTGGCCCAACTCTTACTCGGCGACCAAGTAGACGCCGCATTCCTGGTCCCGGTCTGACCATTTTGCACCCGCGCCGTGGGCGCGCTTGGTCACTATCTGGAGGAAAACGGCATTCCCACCACACAAATCAGTCTTATCGCCGAGCACACCCAGCACATTAAGCCGCCCCGGGCGTTGTGGGTCCCCTTCGAACTCGGCCGGCCTTTGGGCACACCTGATCACCCCCAGTTCCAAACTCGGGTCCTCCTGGCGGCCTTACGGCTCCTGGAGGCACAGCACGGTCCTGTCCTCGAATCCTTTCCCGAAGACGCCCCGGAACCGGCACAAGACGAAGCAGGAGAAACCACTTGGGCCTGCCCGATCCCCTCTTCCGCAACCGCCGCAAAGGAAACGACACAAGAGCGCCTCGTCGAATCTCTGCACCGGGAAGTGGCGGAACTCAGGCCCTGGTACGACCTTGGACGAGAACGAAACGCAAGGACGGCGATGGCAACCTACACCCCGGAAGGGGCGGTTTCCCTGCTTGCGGACTATCTCCTGCATGGCTCTCCCACCACGCCACCACAAGAGAATACCCCGGGGGAGGCCTTGCGATTGGCGGTTCAGGATTTGCAGACCTTTTATTTTGAAGCCGCCTCTTCCCGTCCGGACGCCGGTGTGCCAAGTAGCCAAGCCTTCGACAACTGGTTCTGGAATGAAACCGTCGCCGCGAAAGCGTTACACACCGTCAAAGAAATTTGCATGGAATCCGCCGACAAGGAATTGCGTTCGACAGCGACGGTATGCCTTGTGCCCATGCCCCGCTGA
- a CDS encoding radical SAM/SPASM domain-containing protein, giving the protein MSTVKGNEESAVLASPKRIVLEPTTRCNLACRMCVKQSGEQAICEGDMPPATFAHLASVLPQAEAVTFSGIGEPLLHPRLEELIAQAQTLLPQTAQIGMQSNGVLMTPQRARSLLQAGLSRICLSVDGSSPELFSRIRRGGQLGDLEQAFAILDRARRESGRSLQLGAQYVLQRDNVEQLPAAVEWAAGQGVDFFLVTHLLPYGEAALSQSLFPLSTDASRALFQRKRREAEQQGLDLFHYFQVRWKYNKSSAEKRLVRFVEDMVQEAANQGIALNLGLLLQEADIAVDEVESSFVRAEQRAAQCGVELSLPALAPTFQRHCAFVEDGCTFIAWDGSVHPCYYLWHTYSTWRKGQRKPIQAKVFGHVDREDLKAVWNCPEYRSFRKQVVSYEYPYCWECTFFPCNMVDTDAFETDCYTLEVPCGDCPWGQGIVQCLR; this is encoded by the coding sequence ATGTCTACCGTGAAAGGGAATGAAGAAAGCGCAGTGCTGGCTTCGCCCAAACGGATCGTCCTGGAGCCGACCACCCGCTGCAATTTGGCCTGCCGCATGTGCGTCAAGCAAAGCGGCGAGCAGGCCATCTGCGAGGGGGATATGCCCCCGGCCACCTTTGCTCATCTGGCTTCGGTCCTGCCACAGGCGGAGGCGGTCACCTTCAGCGGCATCGGCGAACCGCTTTTGCATCCCCGGTTGGAGGAGTTGATCGCCCAAGCTCAAACGCTTCTTCCGCAGACGGCGCAAATCGGGATGCAGAGCAATGGGGTCCTGATGACGCCGCAACGAGCCCGCAGCCTGCTCCAAGCCGGGCTCAGCAGGATCTGTCTTTCCGTGGACGGGTCATCCCCGGAACTCTTTTCCCGTATCAGGCGGGGAGGGCAGCTCGGGGATCTCGAGCAGGCCTTTGCCATTCTGGATCGGGCGCGACGGGAAAGCGGACGCTCCCTGCAGCTTGGGGCCCAATATGTGCTGCAGCGCGACAATGTTGAGCAATTGCCGGCTGCGGTGGAGTGGGCCGCCGGACAAGGGGTCGATTTCTTTCTGGTTACCCATCTTCTGCCGTACGGCGAAGCAGCACTCTCCCAGAGCCTTTTCCCCTTGAGTACGGATGCTTCCAGGGCGTTATTCCAACGCAAGCGCCGGGAGGCTGAACAGCAGGGGCTGGATTTATTTCACTATTTCCAGGTGCGGTGGAAGTACAACAAATCGTCCGCTGAAAAGCGTCTGGTCCGTTTTGTCGAGGATATGGTTCAAGAAGCCGCGAACCAGGGCATAGCCCTGAATCTGGGGCTGCTTCTTCAAGAGGCGGATATCGCCGTGGACGAGGTGGAATCGAGTTTTGTTCGGGCCGAACAGCGGGCGGCGCAGTGCGGCGTGGAGCTGTCTCTGCCGGCGTTGGCTCCGACCTTTCAACGCCACTGCGCATTCGTTGAAGACGGGTGTACCTTCATCGCTTGGGACGGCAGTGTCCATCCCTGTTATTATCTGTGGCACACGTATTCCACTTGGCGCAAAGGGCAGCGCAAACCGATTCAGGCCAAAGTCTTCGGCCATGTGGACCGGGAGGATTTGAAAGCTGTTTGGAATTGCCCGGAATACAGGAGCTTTCGCAAACAGGTTGTGAGCTACGAATACCCCTATTGTTGGGAATGTACATTTTTCCCTTGCAACATGGTGGACACCGACGCATTTGAAACGGATTGTTATACCCTGGAAGTTCCCTGTGGCGACTGCCCCTGGGGACAGGGCATCGTGCAATGCCTGCGCTGA
- a CDS encoding multicopper oxidase family protein produces MDRRAFLQFLGALGLVTASGSLWPMQAGAAKPDLDVELQAIQDSLSVFPGEKTDIWRFAGKVLQGDPNQLQQLEESWLGPIFRLRTGQRVRIRFKNRIPQESIVHWHGLHVAPANDGHPRLAVLPGEEYVYEFTVTNRAGTYWYHPHPHGLTGTQVYGGMAGLFVVSDEEEQALGLPTGDRDLPLVIQDRTFSPTNDLVYLRSPMERMNGFLGNRIMINGQADPTFDVQEGPYRLRLLNGSNSRIYRLAWSDGRNLEIIATDGGLLESPWSVPDIMLGPGERVDLWVDFAGSSQETPIALQSLPFTPGSGHMGMMSSRVSPPLGAGFELARFQVRRTGRTRTSPPQRLARLERLDPAEAVNRDNPKRFFLTMNHMQPTINGRTFDMTEVAPDEMVRLGSTEIWEFINQGSMMAMPHPMHIHGLSFQVIGRFGGPGYRFLDRGWKDTVLVMPGERVAVIMRFADHKGLYLYHCHNLEHEDLGMMRNYLVRS; encoded by the coding sequence ATGGATCGAAGAGCATTTCTGCAGTTTTTGGGCGCCCTGGGGCTGGTAACAGCTTCTGGTTCCTTGTGGCCGATGCAGGCCGGGGCCGCCAAACCCGACCTGGACGTTGAACTCCAAGCTATCCAGGACAGTCTTTCCGTTTTTCCTGGCGAAAAGACCGACATTTGGCGCTTTGCAGGCAAAGTCCTCCAGGGCGATCCCAACCAGCTGCAGCAGCTGGAGGAAAGCTGGCTGGGGCCAATATTCCGGTTACGAACAGGGCAGCGGGTCCGCATCCGGTTCAAAAACCGCATCCCTCAGGAATCCATTGTCCACTGGCACGGGCTGCACGTTGCTCCGGCAAATGACGGGCATCCCAGGCTGGCTGTCCTGCCTGGGGAGGAGTATGTCTACGAGTTTACGGTCACCAACAGAGCTGGCACCTACTGGTACCATCCCCACCCCCACGGTTTGACCGGCACCCAGGTTTACGGCGGAATGGCCGGACTTTTCGTGGTCAGCGACGAAGAAGAACAGGCCCTGGGCCTTCCGACAGGCGACCGCGACCTCCCCCTGGTGATTCAGGACCGGACGTTCAGCCCCACCAACGACCTCGTCTACCTGCGCTCCCCCATGGAACGGATGAACGGATTTTTGGGCAACCGGATCATGATCAACGGGCAGGCGGACCCCACCTTTGATGTCCAGGAGGGCCCCTACCGACTCCGGCTGCTCAACGGTTCGAACTCCAGGATCTACCGCCTGGCCTGGAGCGACGGCAGGAACCTGGAAATCATCGCCACAGACGGCGGATTGCTCGAAAGCCCGTGGTCTGTTCCGGATATCATGCTCGGACCAGGTGAACGTGTGGATCTCTGGGTCGATTTCGCAGGATCGTCCCAGGAGACGCCGATTGCTCTGCAGAGTCTGCCCTTTACTCCCGGCAGCGGCCACATGGGGATGATGTCCAGCCGGGTGAGTCCACCTCTTGGCGCTGGTTTCGAACTGGCCCGTTTTCAGGTCCGCCGAACCGGCCGGACTCGGACTTCTCCTCCGCAACGCCTCGCTCGCCTCGAACGCCTGGACCCCGCTGAGGCCGTGAACCGCGACAATCCCAAACGTTTCTTTTTGACCATGAACCATATGCAGCCGACCATCAATGGACGAACCTTCGACATGACGGAAGTGGCCCCTGATGAGATGGTACGCCTGGGAAGCACTGAAATCTGGGAATTTATCAATCAGGGATCCATGATGGCCATGCCCCACCCTATGCACATCCACGGCCTGTCATTCCAGGTTATCGGTCGCTTCGGCGGCCCTGGCTACCGATTTCTGGACCGTGGCTGGAAGGACACCGTCCTGGTCATGCCTGGAGAGCGAGTGGCTGTGATCATGCGTTTTGCCGATCACAAGGGGCTCTATCTTTACCATTGCCACAATCTGGAACATGAAGATCTGGGCATGATGCGCAATTATCTGGTCCGGTCTTGA
- a CDS encoding PQQ-dependent sugar dehydrogenase yields the protein MKPVCSSIQHLVPLFILVLLSIPAGAADNAVTGNAGSTLYVESFGAFDEPWAMCFLPNKNLLVTEKKGNLILFNVDDRTRTAVQGVPKVAYGGQGGLGDVILHPQFEDNHWIYLSYAEQDASGKKGAVVIRATLRFNDAGPALEGHQIIWKQIPKVPGSGHYSHRLAFSPDGKLFITSGDRQKQTPAQDWTQNLGKVIRLNEDGSVPPDNPFQNKGDLAKTFWTLGHRNILGIAFDRQGRLWTHEMGPRHGDEFNLIVRGDNYGWPIVSWGDQYSGIPIPDHDTRPEFNAPEMYWVPTVAPSGLIIYDGALFQQWQGDAFLGGLRSRSLVRIEMNGTKAHEAERFAMGKRIREIEQGPNGAIWLLEDKQNGRLLRLTPKNGEIVDRNALIPGRTTGANCCLQRRLAG from the coding sequence ATGAAACCAGTATGTTCTTCGATACAACACCTGGTTCCTTTATTTATCCTGGTGTTATTGTCCATCCCGGCCGGAGCTGCCGACAACGCCGTGACGGGCAATGCCGGGTCAACGCTTTATGTTGAAAGTTTTGGGGCGTTTGATGAACCCTGGGCCATGTGCTTTCTGCCGAACAAAAATCTGCTTGTCACGGAGAAAAAAGGCAATCTGATCCTGTTCAATGTGGATGACCGCACCCGGACAGCGGTTCAGGGGGTGCCCAAGGTGGCCTACGGCGGCCAGGGGGGATTGGGGGATGTTATTCTTCACCCGCAATTTGAGGACAACCACTGGATATACCTTTCCTATGCTGAGCAGGACGCATCAGGCAAGAAAGGTGCGGTTGTGATCCGGGCAACGCTTCGTTTCAACGATGCCGGGCCTGCACTCGAAGGCCATCAGATTATCTGGAAACAGATCCCTAAAGTACCCGGCAGCGGGCACTACTCGCACCGGCTGGCATTCAGCCCGGACGGAAAATTGTTCATCACCTCTGGTGATCGCCAAAAGCAGACCCCGGCCCAGGACTGGACCCAGAATCTGGGCAAGGTTATCCGTTTAAACGAGGACGGATCTGTTCCGCCTGACAACCCATTCCAGAATAAGGGAGACCTTGCCAAAACCTTCTGGACGCTGGGGCACCGGAACATTCTGGGGATTGCCTTTGATCGCCAGGGCCGGCTGTGGACTCATGAAATGGGACCCAGGCACGGGGACGAGTTCAACTTGATTGTCAGGGGAGACAATTATGGTTGGCCCATTGTTTCCTGGGGCGACCAGTATTCAGGAATTCCCATCCCTGATCATGACACCCGCCCGGAATTTAATGCACCTGAAATGTACTGGGTTCCCACCGTTGCCCCTTCAGGCCTGATTATCTATGACGGTGCCCTTTTCCAGCAATGGCAGGGTGATGCATTCCTTGGCGGGCTGCGATCCCGATCTCTGGTCCGCATTGAAATGAACGGGACCAAGGCCCATGAGGCAGAACGCTTTGCCATGGGCAAACGCATCCGGGAAATTGAGCAGGGTCCAAATGGTGCCATCTGGCTTTTGGAGGACAAACAGAACGGCCGCTTGCTTCGGCTGACGCCCAAGAACGGCGAGATTGTTGATCGGAATGCGTTGATACCGGGTCGCACGACAGGGGCCAATTGCTGCTTACAGCGGAGACTCGCAGGG
- a CDS encoding site-specific integrase produces the protein MDTKNAYAVIKRARQILKSAKPRHVAQKTHQDYMNLGARVMNDKKLLKEARTANTYYKRLSAYNYCVDYSIRSLLAKQDREQKTKAHGWTGTVKRLERAIREYDEAQAIKGDKPTDFEPKQSKRKHVRGLPPQWTQQYWENVDKGNKYAPVIALLLISGVRPAELQKGVQITFHEKHVVLFVTIWGAKCRGDGSSGQKERVVAFDCEGLPPDSPEMFLVRHYLAQPNAAEDGVFIQANAKALYNYVSRLSRKIWPRRKHHVTPYTFRHILSATLKKSERFDDEMIAKVLGHASCRSQLEYGSVRQGGRGSSILDVRAEKTPRPHKNPNKNPR, from the coding sequence ATGGATACAAAAAATGCATATGCAGTCATTAAGCGAGCACGGCAAATTTTGAAATCAGCAAAACCACGGCATGTAGCGCAAAAAACACACCAGGATTATATGAACCTAGGGGCGCGAGTTATGAACGACAAGAAGTTGCTGAAAGAAGCGCGCACCGCAAATACATACTATAAGCGATTATCTGCATATAATTATTGCGTTGATTACAGCATTAGATCTTTGTTGGCCAAGCAAGATCGAGAGCAAAAAACAAAAGCTCACGGGTGGACGGGCACAGTCAAGCGCCTTGAAAGAGCCATCCGGGAATATGACGAAGCCCAAGCTATTAAGGGTGATAAACCCACAGACTTTGAGCCCAAACAATCAAAACGTAAGCATGTGCGTGGACTTCCACCTCAGTGGACACAGCAGTATTGGGAAAATGTCGACAAAGGCAACAAATATGCGCCGGTCATTGCTTTGCTGCTCATTTCAGGTGTTCGGCCCGCGGAGCTACAGAAGGGGGTTCAGATCACATTTCACGAAAAACATGTGGTTCTTTTTGTGACTATCTGGGGGGCAAAATGCCGAGGTGATGGCTCTTCTGGCCAAAAAGAGCGAGTTGTCGCTTTTGATTGTGAAGGGTTGCCGCCAGACAGTCCGGAGATGTTTCTTGTCCGTCATTACCTTGCGCAACCCAATGCTGCAGAAGATGGCGTCTTTATTCAAGCAAACGCCAAGGCGCTCTATAATTATGTATCACGCCTGAGCCGCAAAATTTGGCCCAGGCGCAAGCATCACGTCACCCCCTACACATTCCGGCATATACTTTCAGCCACCCTCAAAAAATCAGAACGTTTCGATGACGAGATGATAGCTAAGGTGCTTGGACATGCCTCTTGCCGGAGTCAACTTGAGTACGGATCAGTAAGGCAAGGCGGGAGAGGAAGCTCGATCCTGGATGTGCGGGCCGAAAAAACACCACGGCCTCACAAGAATCCAAACAAAAATCCTCGGTAG
- a CDS encoding outer membrane protein assembly factor BamE has product MKKIIFFISILFLVSGCGAMHHKSVVGNQATDENLTVGKVQRKIKPGMSSSQVAEALGSPNIVSTDEKGREVWIYDKISTSNVYSKSSSYGTILILGGQSKSGASTTTQRTLTIIVKYDGHSKVRDVAYHSSRF; this is encoded by the coding sequence ATGAAAAAAATTATTTTTTTTATTTCAATTTTGTTTTTAGTAAGTGGATGTGGTGCAATGCACCATAAGTCAGTCGTTGGTAATCAAGCAACTGATGAAAATTTAACTGTTGGGAAGGTGCAAAGAAAGATCAAACCAGGTATGAGCAGTTCGCAAGTTGCAGAAGCTTTAGGATCACCAAATATAGTTTCTACGGATGAAAAAGGACGTGAAGTCTGGATATATGACAAAATATCTACATCTAATGTATATTCAAAAAGCTCCTCATATGGAACCATACTTATATTAGGAGGTCAATCAAAATCAGGTGCTTCTACAACAACACAACGCACACTTACTATCATAGTAAAGTATGATGGGCATAGCAAAGTCAGAGATGTAGCATACCACTCTTCAAGATTTTAA
- a CDS encoding ISKra4 family transposase, whose product MQSALNQSDIYKDRAHRKYFSDMKKLFDYVYDIIDVLGMSLFGNIEKLRVHKLYNIDPKMLSAIIETKLEHYFSGFECPLCGCKCRHNNKLKRHIETTYGTISFDSPYYKCKNCDKFYEPYVSALNIRKGKYQYDVQKIVAKVASSVPFDETAEILYDTHGLSLSQATVHELTNELAAHARLEEISPEAATIHEIIEQATRPNKARPVLVFAADGAMSPTRTEKGKPNAWKEAKGIRVYLLDGQHLAQVLSWHQICDKHRFKSFLQQIKQQNLFPEDKVRICCIGDGAGWIWEAMEEAFPDARQILDYYHCQEHIHEFANARFADKAARDKWLRETTNRLFQNKLSSVLAGLRRMKLTGEAAEKRDALCSYLSKNKDRMDYGKAKRGGYPLGSGAIESANKFISHIRLKRSGAWWKVDLANNILALRCSRYNKSFDRFFAAYEKSQRQDLGPARPHLSLCQGAGRK is encoded by the coding sequence ATGCAGTCTGCTCTAAATCAGAGCGATATTTATAAAGACCGTGCTCATCGGAAGTACTTTAGCGATATGAAAAAATTATTTGACTACGTATACGATATAATTGACGTACTCGGGATGTCACTGTTTGGAAATATTGAAAAGCTCCGGGTGCATAAGCTATACAATATCGATCCAAAGATGCTTTCAGCGATCATTGAGACCAAGCTAGAGCATTACTTTTCTGGCTTCGAATGCCCTCTATGTGGTTGCAAGTGTCGTCATAATAACAAATTAAAGAGACATATTGAAACTACTTACGGAACCATATCATTTGATTCACCTTATTATAAATGCAAAAATTGCGATAAATTTTATGAACCGTACGTCTCTGCGTTGAACATTCGAAAGGGAAAGTACCAATACGACGTCCAAAAAATTGTCGCCAAAGTGGCCTCGTCGGTGCCTTTCGATGAAACAGCGGAAATCTTGTACGATACGCATGGTCTTTCCCTCTCCCAGGCTACAGTTCATGAGTTGACCAATGAACTAGCCGCCCATGCTCGACTTGAAGAGATCAGCCCAGAAGCAGCAACTATCCATGAGATTATCGAACAGGCTACCCGCCCCAATAAAGCCAGGCCGGTGCTTGTTTTCGCCGCAGATGGAGCCATGTCCCCAACTCGAACAGAAAAGGGCAAGCCCAATGCGTGGAAAGAGGCCAAAGGTATACGGGTCTACTTGCTTGATGGGCAGCATTTAGCCCAAGTGCTGAGTTGGCATCAGATATGCGACAAACACCGCTTCAAATCTTTTTTGCAGCAGATTAAACAGCAAAACCTTTTCCCGGAAGACAAAGTTCGGATCTGCTGTATAGGCGACGGAGCCGGGTGGATATGGGAGGCGATGGAAGAGGCTTTCCCAGACGCGCGGCAAATTTTGGATTATTACCATTGCCAAGAACATATCCACGAATTTGCCAACGCCCGCTTTGCTGACAAGGCAGCCCGGGACAAGTGGCTGCGTGAAACGACAAATCGGCTCTTTCAAAATAAACTGAGCAGTGTTCTCGCTGGATTGAGGCGAATGAAGCTCACCGGCGAGGCAGCAGAGAAGCGAGACGCTCTGTGCTCGTATTTGTCAAAGAACAAGGACCGCATGGATTACGGGAAAGCCAAGCGGGGCGGCTATCCTCTGGGCAGCGGGGCCATAGAAAGCGCTAACAAATTTATAAGCCACATACGGCTCAAACGCTCAGGAGCCTGGTGGAAAGTCGACTTGGCTAACAATATCCTGGCTTTGCGCTGTTCGAGGTACAACAAATCCTTCGATCGCTTCTTTGCCGCCTATGAAAAAAGCCAAAGGCAGGACTTAGGGCCGGCTCGACCCCACCTATCGCTTTGTCAAGGTGCCGGTCGCAAGTAG
- a CDS encoding lactate utilization protein: MASDLLEQTVNSLRLNKFNVYTVESPKEARDTILRTILPEIGPGLVSYGDSLTLQATGVLDDLRSMAGSHGWEFLETFERGLAPEGILERRRRALQADIFFTGTNALTSKGQLVNLDMIGNRVGGIVWGPRRVILTIGTNKIVEGLDQAMARVRLIAAPQNAQRIGASTPCAQTGECMDCNSPHRICNVWSITEKSWPAGRISVVLIKGEYGL, translated from the coding sequence ATGGCCAGTGATCTTTTAGAGCAGACAGTCAATTCCCTGAGGCTCAACAAGTTCAACGTGTATACCGTCGAGAGCCCTAAAGAGGCCCGGGACACCATTTTGCGCACGATCCTGCCGGAAATAGGCCCTGGATTGGTGTCCTACGGTGATTCATTGACCCTTCAGGCAACAGGTGTGCTCGATGATCTTCGTTCAATGGCCGGTTCTCATGGATGGGAATTTCTTGAGACGTTCGAAAGGGGCTTGGCCCCAGAGGGCATTTTGGAACGACGCCGTCGCGCACTCCAGGCTGACATCTTTTTTACCGGCACCAATGCCCTCACCTCCAAGGGCCAGCTCGTGAACCTGGACATGATCGGAAACCGTGTGGGCGGCATTGTCTGGGGGCCACGGCGGGTCATTCTGACGATCGGCACGAACAAAATTGTGGAGGGGTTGGACCAGGCCATGGCCCGAGTACGACTAATAGCCGCGCCGCAAAACGCCCAGCGCATTGGTGCTAGCACTCCCTGTGCACAGACTGGTGAATGCATGGATTGCAACAGCCCTCATCGCATTTGCAACGTATGGTCGATCACGGAAAAGAGCTGGCCAGCAGGTCGGATTTCCGTGGTGCTCATCAAGGGAGAGTATGGGCTCTAA